Genomic window (Paenibacillus sp. PK3_47):
ATCAATAACTTTATAGACTACACCGTCCAAAAGCGCCTTCCCGCGGTAGTAATCGTCGAACCGTTTCATTTCCACCAGCTGTCCCGGCTGGATCGCCGTAATCTCAAACGGGCCGATACCAATCGGCCGCTTGCGCACCTGGTCGCTGTCCGCCATATCTTTTACGGCAATGCCACTATAATACTTCTTGTTCATTGGATAAGGCCAGAGATTGTCAATGGTGTTCACCCGTGCCGCATTTACCGTTATCCTTATAGTGTAAGGATCTATAACCTTAATACCGGAAATCTCCTCTGCCTGTCCGTTATGATACTCTTCCGCTCCCTTAATCATCTCTACACTGTAGTAGCGTGAACCTGTATAGTCTGGGCTGGCAATCGTTTCGAGCGCAAATTTCCAGTCCTCCACCGTCAGCTCGTCCCCGTTATGCCAGCGTACTCCCGGACGGATTCTGAACGTGAACACCGTATGGTCTTCTGATTCCTGCCAGGTGGCAATATTCGGGACGGTGGTCAGATCCTCTTTTACAGTGAACATGCCTTCTGTTATGAAATCGAGTACGTTGGAATCATCTTCTCCCTCAAAAAAGGCCGGCTCAAACAAGCCCTGAAACGGTGAAGTATACGCATAGGTAACTGTACCGCCCGCTACGGCTTCGTCCGCCTTTTTGGCAAATCGCATTGCATATGGATCACTGCCGGGACCTGAGGAACCGCATGCTGACAGCACTAGCGCCATGACCATAAGCAATCCGCCAAGTTTTCGTCTAACCATGTATTCTTTCCTTTCTCAAGTCAGCCAGTAAAGAGACTTCCACAGAAGCCGGCTAATTCTTAATCAGTCAATTGTAAGCGCTCTCTAATATTGATTTTACTAAATTGTTCCTCTAAAAAGTCTATTCCTATTTCAATATAAGTTATATATATCACAACCTGCATAAATTTTTAATTCATTAGTTTTAACAAACAAACTATATATAGGATATACAATAATTGCACTAATGTGAAGCTTCATAATTGTAACCTCTTTCCTGAAGTGTCAAAAGGCCTGCCCTCGCGGGCAGACCTCAGCCGGTATTTTAACCGCTACAGCTCCTCTTCCTTGTGGACAATCGTCAATCCCTCCACATGTTTTTTCCTCATCAGCTTGCGCTTTTTACGGGTATCCTTGCTCTCAAAAATAATATCAAAATCATAATCCTCAGGATAAAGCTCCTCTTTGGAAAGGTAAGGCTTCAGCCTTTTATGGTTGATACGCATTTTTTGCTGCCGGATCATCACACCGACCATTCCCCGCGTGTCCCGCTTCTCGTACACAATTCCCCGTCTGCCCAGCGAAGTGACATATACCGCATCCCCTATTTCAAAAGAATGCTGCCGGACGGCTTCAGCTTGAGAATCTGACTCCGGCTCCGGCTCCGCTTTCTGAACCTGTTCTGAACTTTCAGGTGAGTCTATACGGCCCGGCTCCTGAACGCTTCCGTAATCCGGTATCCGGCTGGTCCACAGACCGCTGTTTTCCGGCCTCTGCTGCCGGGCTGCCAACTGGCGTGAACGTTCGATAACATTCTCCGGAATACCCAGCTTCTGCGCAATCTGCAGCGCATAGCTCTCCCCTGCTTCCCCGATGGTCAGGCGGTAGAGCGGCTGCAGCGTATCCTTGTCGAACTCCATCCGTGCATTCTGGAAGCCGGGAGTTGCGGCTGCAAAGGCTTTTAGCTCGTTGAAGTGGGTAGTGACAATAACATTTGCCCCTTTACGGTTCAGCTCCTCCAGAATAGCAATGGACAGCGCGAAGCCTTCCCCCGGATCTGTGCCTGCCGCCAGCTCATCGATCAGCAGCAGCACCCCTTTATTGGCATCCCGCAGCATTCCCTCGATGCTCTTCATCTGTGCGGAAAAGGTGCTCAGCGACTGCGTCAGGCTCTGTCCGTCCCCGATGACACTGATGACATCCGTAAATACGGGGAAATCGCTGCCCTCTTCCACAGGCACCAGCAGCCCGGATTGCACCATTACAGTCAAAAGACCCAGCGTTTTCAGCACGACCGTCTTTCCGCCGGTATTCGGTCCTGTGACGATCAGCGATTTGTACTCTCTGCCAAACTCCAGACTGACCGGCACCATGCTGTTTAGCTTGGGATGTCTGCCTCCGTTCATTTTCAAATACCCGTGTTCGTTCAGGCTCACTCTCCGTGCCCCAAGCGTCCGTGCATATTTCGCTTTGGCAAAAATAAAATCATAGGTGCCCGTTACCTCAATGTTCAGCCGCAGTGCTCCCTGCTCCTGTTCCACGAGACCGCTCAGCATACTGAGAATGATGCCCTCCTCCCGCGCCTCATCCGCTGTCAGCAGCTCCAGCTCGCCTTGAAGGGCAGCTATCTCATAGGGCTCAACGAACACTGTCTGCCCGCTTGTAGACTGATCCAGGACTGTCCCTTTGATCTGCTTATGATACTCACGCTTGACGGGAATAACGTACCGACCGCCCCGCATGCTGACCAGACTCTCCTGCAGGATAGTTTGATGTCTGGACATAATGCTCTCCAGCTTCCTGTTCAGCCGGTCTTTGGCCACAGCAATACGCTTGCGCACTCTTTCGAGCCCCTTGCTCGCCTGATCTTCGATTACACCGAAGCGGATACAGCGCTCAATCTCTTCTCTTACAGCCCTAAGCTCCATCAGCGATGCTGCATAAGCGGCAATACGCGGTGCTGTATGCTCCTTGGAGGCCATGTACTTCCGCAGCTGGCCGCAGCTGTGCAGAAAGGTGGATACTGCCATCAGGTCCTGCTCGTTGTACAAGTAGCCTGTTCCAAGCAGTGACATCATCCATTCAATGCCTTCAAGCGAAGGCAGCGGCACACTTGAGCCCTTTTCCAGCAGCTCCTTGGCCTCCTCCGCTTCCTCCAGTGCCCGGTGAATGGCAGTCAGATGGGTCATCGGCGTCATTTCACTTACATATCGTCTGCCCTCATAGGATACGGCATATCCCGCCAGGTCCTCTTTGATGTCCCCGTATTCCAGTGTATTTAAGCTTTGCAGGTTCAACTTACATCCTCCTCTAATCTTCTCCTGGTTCAGCAGGCTTTTTTCCTAACGCAAAAAAGGGCAAAGAATGCCACTACGGCAGTCTTTGCCCTCATTTATATGGTGTTGTCACTCTTGTGGAAAACAGAAAAAACCGTGCTGCAAGAGCACGGTTAATCACAAAGAGAACAACAGCCGTAAAGAGGCCATTATGACGCTTCGCGTGTTCTTAACTAAATCATCCACCATCAGTAATATACCGCCTTAGAGCAAGTCCCTCGGGACACACTCAAACAGAGCACACGTATCGTAACAAACGGGCCTGCTGCAGTCATTATTCAGGTGATATGAAATTGCTTAGTTAAGAACGCTCACCAACATCAAAATTTCCCCTTTATTCATTAGGATACCTGTAATTTACTACATTTGCAGAAGAAGGTCAATTGGCGGTAAAACAATTCATAACCCAGGTAATCCTGTTTCTGCCGTCAGTAACTTGTCCATGAAGCGCGCCGAAGAAGGTTTTTTGCAGCTCGACTGCCGCTTTACCGCCGTCGGCAATCAGTCTATCATAGATTCCGCGCAGCTGATCTTCATTATCCAGCGTCAAAATAATGCTCACATTATCCGTCTTGGCACCTTTGCCATAATCATCGGAGAAATGAATCGGATTCTGGCCAAGCCACAGCTCAGCATGCAGCAGCTTGCCCTGGTGTTCATTGAGAACCTTAACTTCTCCTCCAAAAATACTCTGGTAATATTCTACGGATTCCCGTACATTTTCGATAATTACATAAGGGCCTGCGCTGATCATACTCCATCCTCCAGTTTGTTCATTAAGTACAGCCTCATTTAAGCTGTCACATTATATTATATGTAATTAGCCTTGCTTCAACCATAGCCAGACCTCTTTCAGACGCAGCAAAAAAGCAGCCGGCTGGGCCGGCTGCTTCTATAAAACGTCCTATTCCGTTGTGTAAGGCAGCAGCGCGATTTGACGCGAGCGTTTTACAGCAATGGTCAGAGCGCGTTGGTATTTTGCACTTGTACCAGTTACACGACGCGGCAGAATCTTTCCGCGTTCGCTGATGAACTTCTTAAGAAGCTCAGTGTCTTTATAGTCAATGTGAGTGATTTTGTTCACAGTGAAGTAGCACACTTTTTTGCGCTTGTTGCGTCCACCACGACGTGCAGGTCTT
Coding sequences:
- a CDS encoding DNA mismatch repair protein MutS, producing the protein MNLQSLNTLEYGDIKEDLAGYAVSYEGRRYVSEMTPMTHLTAIHRALEEAEEAKELLEKGSSVPLPSLEGIEWMMSLLGTGYLYNEQDLMAVSTFLHSCGQLRKYMASKEHTAPRIAAYAASLMELRAVREEIERCIRFGVIEDQASKGLERVRKRIAVAKDRLNRKLESIMSRHQTILQESLVSMRGGRYVIPVKREYHKQIKGTVLDQSTSGQTVFVEPYEIAALQGELELLTADEAREEGIILSMLSGLVEQEQGALRLNIEVTGTYDFIFAKAKYARTLGARRVSLNEHGYLKMNGGRHPKLNSMVPVSLEFGREYKSLIVTGPNTGGKTVVLKTLGLLTVMVQSGLLVPVEEGSDFPVFTDVISVIGDGQSLTQSLSTFSAQMKSIEGMLRDANKGVLLLIDELAAGTDPGEGFALSIAILEELNRKGANVIVTTHFNELKAFAAATPGFQNARMEFDKDTLQPLYRLTIGEAGESYALQIAQKLGIPENVIERSRQLAARQQRPENSGLWTSRIPDYGSVQEPGRIDSPESSEQVQKAEPEPESDSQAEAVRQHSFEIGDAVYVTSLGRRGIVYEKRDTRGMVGVMIRQQKMRINHKRLKPYLSKEELYPEDYDFDIIFESKDTRKKRKLMRKKHVEGLTIVHKEEEL
- a CDS encoding VOC family protein → MISAGPYVIIENVRESVEYYQSIFGGEVKVLNEHQGKLLHAELWLGQNPIHFSDDYGKGAKTDNVSIILTLDNEDQLRGIYDRLIADGGKAAVELQKTFFGALHGQVTDGRNRITWVMNCFTAN
- the rpsR gene encoding 30S ribosomal protein S18, which gives rise to MAFKQREGGDNDKRPARRGGRNKRKKVCYFTVNKITHIDYKDTELLKKFISERGKILPRRVTGTSAKYQRALTIAVKRSRQIALLPYTTE